AGGTTTGTTCTTTTTTGGAATTAAAGAtatgtaagctttgttgagctgTGTGGGTAAGAACTTTGTTGTAAAAAAATTATTAACCATTCCACAAACATCATTACCCACTATACTCCACTGTGACTTGTAAAAACCAGCTTGAAATCCCTCAGGTCCTGATGCAGACCAGCTCTCCATACTTTTGAGAgttttatcactacaaaacagaaggcctcttgggacggccaaaaaacgtcccaagaggacaaaaaaccgtcccaagaggtattagggacggtttatgtaccgtcccctattccaccgtcactaatactattttgccatgttttctttttgggacggacatattttagccttgatttaaatattttatgactattagggacggtcaggccatcaccgtcccaaatatccttctttagggacggttttttcaaaacAGCCGTCCCTAGAAGCTACTTGTTTTGTAGTGTATGTATTTCTTCATTAGATGGAGGTATGAGAAGTAACCTGTTATCTTCTTATGTGATCAGAGTAGGAATATGAATATAATGTTGTTCTTCAATAGTGGAATTTTGAGAAGTACTTATGTTTCTAAAATGCTTAGTCAGCAAAACTGATATATCTTCTCTGGATTGTAGCCAAGTACCATCTTCTGCCGTTAAAGAATCAATGTCATTTCTAGCTCTCTTCCTCTTTGTTAAAGTATGAAAATACTTGGTATTATAATCCATTTTTTTAACAAAGTTATCCCTGGACTTTTGCTTGTGAAACTCATGTTGAATTCTGTGCCACTTATCTAACTCTCTACTCACCTCAATAGCCTTTGAAGTATTATCTGGAGTAAAAGGTAGAGCTTGTATTTCAGATAATTGATGTTGAAGATTATCAACATTCTGATCAATGTTTCCAAAGTGAGTTTTGTTCCATTTGGATAAAGTGATCCTAGTAAACTGAAGTCTTTTAATGAGTTTATAACCTGGAGATCCTTGAACTTACTTTTCCCAAGCTTTAGCAATTCCAGTTGCACAAGTTCTATcatgtaaccatgattgaaaAAACTTAAAAGGCTTCCAAAGTTTTAGCTGAGAATAATCAGTTACCAATATTATGGGACAATGATCACTTCCTAGTTGATTTAGATGAAGGAGTTTGGAATCTTGAAAATGTAAATTCCAAGAACCATTTACCATAGCCATATCTAACCTTGATCTTTTGATTCCAGTACCCATATTATTGTTGGACCAAGTGTGCTCTCTACCTATAAAACCCAAGTCTTTTAAACCAACTTCTTGAATTATAGAATTGACAAAGCcatcatttgaagaagaaactgatGAAGGAGAATCTAGAATATGAAAATTAATATCTCCCAGAAGTACCCAAGGTTGAGAGATATTGAGTCCAATGTCTTTGATGAAATCCCATTGTGCTTTCTTCTTAGAGTAATCTAAGTAGCCATACATGCAGGATAATAACAATTATGGTTGACTTGGATCACACTGAACTGCTGCATGAATCATGTTGTTTTCACAACTAACTACATCACAGATAAACCATTTTTCCATAAAAGGGCTAATCCACCAGAAAAGCCAACTGGTTGAAGAAATTTCATATTAGGAAACCTGAGTGGAGCCAATAAAGTTTTCATCTTGTcttcatgtaattttgtttcacAAAGAAAAATAATGTCAGGATCTTGTGACCTGATAATATCTCTGAGATGGTCTCTGGTAGTTGGGGTGTTGAACCCTTGGAGATTCCAAGAAATTACTTTCATATTATAGTTAGGATGTAAAAAACTAACAATATAAAACAATATTAAAATTTTATGACTAACATGTAATTTGCATGAAAAAATTTAATGAAACTGAAATTTCTAGTTAGACTCTGTAAATTGAATTAAATGCAGGTGTTGAAAAAAGAATACTACATAAAATCAAAATACCTAAATgtaaatttattgcaaaaagaaaaagagtatATAATAAGTTTGATACCTGATCCCCCTTGAGTGGTTGCATCAGTTGACTATCTCCAGTTGTGATCATTTGAGCATTAATTGAGGTTGAGATTAGAATCATAATGTTGCTCTGAGAAGAAGTCTCAATCGATGGAGGAACAATGGATGAAGCCTCACCAACTCTGTGACGTTTGCCAAGTCTACTATCTTCCTTAGGTAAAACCCCTTCTTCTTTGAGCAGAGAGTCCAAGTTGATGATTTCACCATCTTTTGGGGGAATGAAAACACTCGATTTGATAAACTTCTTATGATTCTTCTTCATTGCAGGAGTCTTAATTGACACAGGATCACTGTTTGAAGCTACGATGGATATATTTTTATGAATGTTATTAATCTTTCAAACAAAATAAGGCTTCTCATGAGATTTATTCAAGAATATAGCAGCATCCTTACAAGCATCTTTTGAATGATTGATTATATAACACTCAGTACATATGCTTCTAGGTTGGCGCTCAAAAAAGTATTGTTGCCACTTAGTAACACCTGCATTGGTGGAACATTTCACTCCCCTTCTTAGTGGCATTGAGAGATCAACATTAACACAAACTTTCACAGGAACACCGCCAATAGGGATTGCATCTTTCAGTTCTATAACAATAACTTCACCCATGACTTGGCCAATTTTGGTAACTGAAGTGACATTCATATGCTCTGACAATAAGTATTTGAGTTGAATCCAAAATAGTTGAAAACCCCAATGCTTCTCAGTGTAAACCATGCATGGAAATCATGTATAACCAGAAGATGTTTGTTAATGCTCCAGGGCCTTTCATCAATTACTTTGTTAAGCAGCTCCCATTGATTGAACTTGAAAATCATCAGATTTGGTTCAACTTCTACAATTTTTAAATTCTCCAGTGTGAGGAATGGCCAGGTGAAAGTGATGCCCTTTTCAACCATGTCATAACTCATTCGACCATCAATGATTATCTTGCCAATAACACAAGCTTCCCATTcatccttctcttcttcttccatgTTATTGTTTTTGATGACAAAAACTTCATTAATATCACCCAAATCTAGAGTAGCTTGCTTGAATTTATTAACTAAATCCACAACTTGACTAGATTTACCTTATTCCATTATGTAATTCTCTTGATGAAAAACTTTCACACCCAAATAAGGAGAACTCTCATAGAGAAGATATGTGTGAGAAGGCTGTTGACGAAAATTAGGGCTTAGAGTATAACCAATATTAAGGCTCCGAAAATATAATTGGCTAGATATAATCTTGTTGTATAATTGCAGATAAATTCTGGGCCGATAAGTAAGGTAATAATAATGTTTAGAAATTTTCCTTGGAATTGAAGGATAATAGCTAGCAACAGTGAATGAGAGCAGAAAAATCAGGAAACTGATTAACTGCATGCAGCTGACTCTatgggtttttgatttttttttttgaatttactGAATGGCGGGATGAGTTGCTACCTAATTCTATTGAGTTGGAACCGATCtgagacttcttcaacacaacaccATTAGCAAAAGCTATGAAACCAATCCACTTTGAACCCTTAAGCAAAAGCTTGTTAATATACTCAGCAAAAGCTATgatcacaacaacaaaagaggcaaAAACCATTAGAGAATAATCAGAGAGCAAACACAAAAAGAGGAATCATAaacttattattattaaaaagccatcaaagagaaaaaaaagaaaagaatgagaATTAGATAAAACTGATTGTGAAAacaatcaaataagtttagaaatgTGAATCAACGTACAAAATGAGAATATCCTATGATTAAATGTTATAGAAATACAGTTTATAcgttcaaaaaaagaaaatcgaGAGAAACTGAGTTAACCCGTTTAGTCGCCCGATCCTCAGAGCTCAAAATTCCTATTAACAagctttttttttaatgttgctCTATTTGATGGAAATGTAATATTCTCCGAGTCATTAAGCGAATTGGGGTTTCAAGACAAATACTTCATTGTAAAATCAAATTTTGTATCACGTACAAATTTTTAGACCACAACGGCAATTTCTCAGTCAAGATATTTCTTGAAGGTACAGGCACATGTTTACTGTCACAGTACAGATTCACGAGGTTAATTTCCGATTAGGGTGAACTTTAAGTTACAATGACAAAAATATGTGCAAGCTGCAAAATCCTATCCTTGGTagtgaagcaaattatgaacccCTTATAAAATTTTGTGGTTAGGAACTTAGGAGGTGTATATTTGAATCGCCTATAAGGATCTAAAAGTATAAAAATGAAGGCCAGAATCGATGAGAAACTCCTATGTGGATCCACCAATTACACAAAGATGATTTGTGCATTCCCTTCCTTCTCATCGATGTCACTAATGTGTCCGATGCGGAGACGGACACGTCCAAGCAGCAGACCTATGACTCCATAGATAAGTCCGTGCCACACAGTCCCCGTGGGCTTGCCCCAACTGTTCCCACATCCTCTCTTTTCCGCACTTTGCTTCCCTGCCTGTCAAGAAGAAACATAAAAGACCCTGGTCTGTGTCGACAAATCCAGTGCTCACAAGTCACAGCAGAACGTGGAAGAAGAAAAAGCAGCAGGCGATTAACAGTAATGGCAGCAAAAACTCATCCCTTTAAGGTAAGGGTTTTCGTTATTCCTATACTCTAGCTATGTTTACGTTTCACTAAAACCCTAAAAGTCCAAGTAATAATCGATGGGTAAATTGGATTTCTGTGCAATGACTTACTTTACAATCTGTTGATAGATAATTTTGGGGTCATCATCAAAGTCCCGGAAAGACATTTTAACTGAGATGGGTTATGACTTCACAATCATGGTAATGTCTTTAATCAATCAATACACATTTGAACCAATGTTTTCATTTTGTGCTGGGAGGTTTACTTGGTGTCTTTTGTTTATAATTTAGACTGCAGACATTGATGAGAAAGAAATTCGAATGGAAAAGCCAGAAGATTTGGTTATGGCTCTAGCCGAGGCAAAGGTTTGAGCTTCTCCACTCTGAAATTTAATTATGCTATGATGTTTCTAtccgagaaaagaagaagaaatggtgtAGAACGATTACTCCCAGCTTTGCATATGATCTTGACTTTAGGATAGAGGTGCTTTTGTTGTGTTGACTAGATTGTTCATCTGTTTAACTGTTTATGTTAGAAAAGGGGAGCAAACTGCAAGAATAATGGGTTGGATATTACATCACTATGTTCTTATGCATACCACCATGCATTCATCTCTGAAGCAATGTTTTACTGCACTTCATGAAACACCCTTCTGCAGGTTGGAAACTAATAAATTTTCAATATAGAAAATAAATGTAAAATGCTCCTGCACCAATCACATCTAGAAACTGATGAAATTCTAGTTTCAAAAGTTGGAATTAGTTGCGCCTCAAACTAAGAAAAAGTGCAATCCTTGACAAAAATTATAGATGTTGCTTATGTCACCGTTATTAGAAGGGTTAAAGCAATTAAATTTGAATGAGGTTTATTTCCTAATTAAATTTCTACCCCTCGTTACTCTTAGCCATCGGGCATGGGTTCCACCCTTTATTTCAATGCATTTATTCAGCctttttccgtttttttttttaatttgaaggTGTTATTTGTGTATGTTTAGTTCCTTGCAGTTTTTCTATCATATCACTTCAGATGTTGTGTATAGGTACTAGGTGACCCATAAGGTTTCTGACCTCAATATTGTACTTCCCTCAGGCCAATGGCATCATAACAAGGATTCAAACTACTGATTGTTCTGAGAAGAATGCTGAACCAGCACTTTTAATCACCGCTGATACAGTATATCCAAATaacttctttcctttttcttccagTGATAGTAGAGTTCTTTGTGCTGGTAAAGGTTGACATCTATGTACCAAGGATACGTTGTTGTTAAGGCTCTCGGTTTATTTTAAGTTGTACTTGAAATATTTGTAGTCTGTTTTGCTAAACCGGATCCATTGTTCTATAAACAATTTCAACTTTGTTGTTTGTGATTGTTGTGGTTTTATTTTACTCTTCCAAATATCTTTATTAAGTTCATGTCGAATTATGGAGAACTTGAAAGAGGGGTAGATTTATCTCTTACCTCATCTGAATGGAAATTTTCTTCTCAGGCAGATGCCATTTTATCGAGGCTCCAAACTGATGTGAACAAAGAGGAAGATGCTGAGTCAACACTTTTGATCACTGCTGACCAAGTACACCTCTTTTTTGTTGCTTTTATTACCGAGGACCTTCCTGTATTAGTGAATTATCTTCATGTCATGTGCACTTGATAAATCAGCAAATTATCTCTGTATTAGTAAATTACGCACTGTGACTGGTGGCATGTTTCACCCGTAAGGAGTACTCATCTGCTCTCTAGTTGGGTACTTGGGTACAAGTTCTGAAAAAGATTTCTTACTCTACAGATAAGAATCAAGATGCAGCAAGTATATGTTTTCCTTAAAAATTCATTTAAGTATAATACTGGAATAGTGGGTAGGTCTGAGGAGCACAACATCCATCTGTATCCTTGGTCATAGATAAATTACTGGTAATGGACCGTGTTACTGTTATGTCTATAAGCTTATTTGTGGTTCTTGCTTAATGCTTAATTTACTTGATTTGGAGGTCGTGGTCTATGAAGGTGTAATTAGAGAAAAGCCGTCCAGCAAAGAAGAAGCTCGCCAGTTTATCAAAGGTCTGACAACTGTGTTCTTTGTCTTCTAAATTGAATAACATGGTCGGATGACTTACATCCTCATGACTTTCAGGATATTCTGGTGGGCGCGCAGCTACAGTGGGATCTGTACTTGTTACCAACCTTACAACGGGTACAAGAAGAGGCGAGTGGGACAGAGTGGAGGTAAAATTGTTCACCATTCTTCTTAATCTGATTTTCTCTGTAATATACTTGTCCTGTATTTATATATGGGCACCTCTTCATTTGTCACAAATACCAGAGTAAAAAAAACAGGGTTCATTGGATAATCAGAGCTTCATAGAATCTGCTAAGAATTTTGGTGCTGACATCTTCTATGTGATTCCCTGAGATTTTGATTTTTTGACGTTCTTGATACATCATCACAGTGATTGTACATATCAAGGAGCCcagatttcttcttttctttgtgtTGTCAAGTTTACCTCTAACATGATATTCAACTATGTATTGCATCTTCTCACCTGAATAAGTTTTTAGTCGTCATTGTGAATGTGTCCTTTTAATATTTGATATGCTCAGAATAAATGGAGGAATAATACTTCTTGTGGTAATGTGAATGCAGATCTATTTTCGCGAGATACCTGATGAAGTCATAGAGAAGCTGGTAAGTGTGTTAAAAGAATCTAGCGGAACTCACTCATTGGTTCTTCTTTCATAACTAAATGAGCAGGCAAGGTTGATGGTTCCTTTGTTGCGTTCAGGTGGATGAGGGAGTTGTTCTCTATGTTGCTGGGGGTCTAATAATTGAACACCCGTTGATATTGCCCTTCATTGAAAAAGTGGTAGGTTTTCAGTtaattctccttttctctcctttATTTTCATACTCATTTTTGTTCTCAAGTTGAATGGGGTTCTGATGATCAAAAATTCAAACGTGTTACAAGAGTTTCAATAACCTTGCTAGGTGAATTTATAAAAACTGCACAATTGTAGCTGTGGGGTGTTATTGTACAAAAGTACAAAtagggttcagggttcagggcGGAGTTGACAGTTTGGCACTAACGCCCTATGGCTACAATCATGTGTGTTGGCCACCATCACGCTTATTTGTCTAAGCAACCACATTGTTCATCTATTATCTTACAGACATACATTTGGTGGTAATGTGCAGGAAGGGACCACTGATAGCGTTATGGGACTACCCAAGGCTCTCACAGAAAAGCTCATACATGAGGTCCTTTAGGTGCCTGGCAGTCATTCTACCCTACTTATTCGTCTGATTCCTTTGCTTGTTCATCATCAGCCGTTTTTGTGTTTTGACTCTTTCGACCCAACAATATCTAAATGAAACAGTTTATTCTATAAATAGTTATATTAGGTCATGCGATCTACATTGGCAATTTTTAGGCCATTCATTTGGGACTGTCAAACTGATGACTCATATTATATTACAATCTAATGTAATCCGTAGGGATTAAATCCatggattagttttatttatttttcggaGAAAATACATGGATTTCAATCCCATATTGTTAATCTAGGCTGTTGGTTTTAATTTATCTGTAATCCACTTTCTTCATCTATGTAATATGGAAAAAATTCTGTCAACAACATGGACCAAGAACTGCGAGTAAAATTTTGTTATTCTGTTAAACAGAGTAAGCCTATAAATTCTGCACATCTCATCCTAGTGTTTTCATCAGCCTCAAGTTATAACACTTGTAGTTTCTGAattgttcttgtttttctttttctttactctcCGGAGAAATACAGATAGTAAAGGAAAAGGAAACAAGAACAAATTACACAGAGATGACTACCGCAAACACCGATGCAATCCGTAATATCATTGGGGTGATCGGAAATGTGATTTCTTTTGGTCTATGCACCTACATTTTATAAGATCATCAAGAAAGGAGCAGTGGAGGATTTTTCTCCAAACCCTTACCTCGCCACCATACTCAACTGTGCACTATGGGTTTTTTATGGCCTTCCTTTTGTTCATCCACACAGCATTCTTGTTGTCACCATCAATGGAGTGGGTCTCGTTGTAGAATTCGCCTACATCTTCACTTATCTCATGTACGCCAACAAAAAGCAAagactgtacgtgttcaaagtgttGGCAATTGAAATAGTTTTCTTTGCCTTGGTAGTTGGTGTTACTCTTGGGTTCCTGCACACTGTCGAGAGAAGGACAATAGTTGTCGGAATTTTCTGTCTCATCTTCAACATTGCCATGTATGCAATGCCATTGGACGTAATGCTGTTGGTTATCAGAACAAAAAGTGTTGAGTACATGCCGTTTTTCCTTCTCCTTGCAAATTTCCTCAATGGTGGAACTTGGTTGACGTTCGCATTGCTCCGTTTCGATCTTTACATCTTTATAAGTAATGGCTCTGGTTGTATTCTTGGATTAATCCAATTCAACTTAAGCGAATTGATTTCTCCACCACTTTTGTTATCTTAACGACGGGTTTTCAAAGTGTATATGCTCACTTTTGATACGTATATAGAGCTTTATAACAATAATATATCCCGAAAATATTAGACTCAGGTCCGCAACCGCTTaggttttattcaaaaaaaacaGCGTAAAAAATGTGAAATAATATGAGTGGATCCACCTTCATTAATAATGGAACCTAATGTATGAGCTTCACATGGATTTCTAGTGACTAAAAAGTTGGTTATGGAGCCTTGATGCAATAGCAAATGTCTAAGTTACCTTCCatctaaacataaaaacataaaaactaaaatcaaaacctaattctaATTCCAAATCCGGTCCTCTTCTTCCTCTAAACTTCCTCTCATTCATCAACCGTAAATCCTTCCATCTTTTTTTCTCAATTGAAATCATTTCGTCTTCAAATAAACGACGATTCGAAAAACTTACAATGTTGAATGAAATCTCTACTAAAGATGAGACAGAAGCAAATTAATAGAAGTGGTGGTAATCAACAAACCAAATTACGTTTGAAATGGTTAGATTGATTGAAATCAATAGAAAAAATTAGGTTTGCAGAACCATTTACGGTTAGGTATTCTTGGTTTTGTAACCGTAAACTTGTTCTCTGAAGCTGTTACAATTAGAAAACTAAGAATTCTAACtgtaaatcaatttttttttccctgCATGTGCTATGACGGTTAGGTTTGTAACTCATAAAACCTAACCGTAAAAAAATTCCGAGTTACACCATTTTCTCAAGTTTTTAAAATCGATTTATGGTTGAGTTTTTCCCAGAATACCCAACTGTAACTGATTTATAGTTGGGTTCGACTAAATCCAACCTAACCGTAAAACTagtaaatccaactttaactggTTTACAGTTGAGTTTTACCCATTTACAGTTGGGTTCGATTAAGACCAACCTAACCGTAAAACCAAAAACCCAACTATAACTGGTTtacaattggattttttttttccaattttacaCAGTTACGGTTGGGTTCGACTAATACCTGAAGGTCAAGTCCTGATGACGCGCCATTAATAGAAACGAAAAAAGCTTCTGCAGAAACGAGGCTATAAACTTTAAACCGCCAAAAGGTTGGAAAAAATTATGAAAGTTTCAAACTCTCAACCgtgtataaataaaaataaactgcaAAAAGAAATTTATAGAGAGAGGAAAAGGAAACCATCTCAGACGGTACATCCACCCTATTAAAACTCTCCGTAATTATGGCAAGTGGCATTAATACCCACTACCTCAAGTcgtaattgaaaagacgagggtacccaaatacaccacaatcttttatgtatcaacctataagtcctctaccgaatgtgatcgtctatgaacaaAGTCGAGGAAATACAacaaattcggttcacacttcgtgtgatcgtctatggatacgagatcgagacaatacaacaacaaggtcacttgtgtgattgactacggataaaaaatcgagacgatacgacaacaaagtgtgcacttgataataggttcagtaataacctaaactctataagatcaatatcaagtgttacggaATTAGCGTACGAGTGCAATTTACTTTGAATTATATAAACCAAATATAATTacggaaaagtaaagtaaatggcacatcaagattttgttaatgaggaaaccataaatgcataaaaaccccgtgacctagtccagttttgaatactctcggaattaagccgctatccaaaatctaataccaacttcgtatagttgagaccaagcagactacccctagatacttagtttcgtcagtatccctgcaccttcgacttctagagtcacgcacgtgaataacaagtcctttggatcgtactccaaacaacaaaggaagaatctgttaggtaaccactctaatcaatcttgctaaagatatttgatgagttgttgacaaaggctattATGTTTTAGATTcgtaatcaatcaatatagatctcaaagagaaactataaagcggtgccgatctcacgcaactaatcaatcaagtatatcaaagataaaccgattctagttggatcccagtcgatcaaggtttgtcCACTAAAtcaacaagatacaaaaactaataagaattcttttgcgtctttgaatcttctattgccttcaaatacctgcacaacaacacttgaatcctcttgtgatcaatcgcgcacaaaacagagtctgttaacaatggattatcaaaagatgtctttagatccgaagatggttttaaagatcccgtcgatactttgatctagtttgagtgagccttatatcagaagagaaggttctcaagaataaacaaacaaaGTGCAATCAAAATTacaacaaccgttagttaatcaaatcaataatctaaaactaataacactgcaattatctagtttcccaccaacggtactcatggAGATTcatgatcccacagaagtctttagaCGAGCTGTCGTTGACACCTTTCAAATACTTGTCATAGAACGTCCGAATGAGATGCTCGAGTTTATTATTTGACAACTACATCGTCGACATAGTCTTCTACCTGTTTGTGAATCATGTCAATGAAGCAGTCACGTCATGTTCATAAGAAACACCTGCATTCTTCAAACAAAAAGGCATCacaatataataaaaatttccgattGAAGTTCGGAATGCTGAATTATTAGCATCATATTCATACATTTTTATTTGGTTATAGTCATTGTATCCATCCATGTATGAGAATATACCATGACCACTTTTGGCATCAACAAGCATGTCGATATTATGAAGAGGAAAACCCTCTATAATGTTATGAACTATGAAGAACGGATACAG
This is a stretch of genomic DNA from Papaver somniferum cultivar HN1 chromosome 1, ASM357369v1, whole genome shotgun sequence. It encodes these proteins:
- the LOC113287959 gene encoding maf-like protein DDB_G0281937 isoform X2, whose protein sequence is MAAKTHPFKIILGSSSKSRKDILTEMGYDFTIMTADIDEKEIRMEKPEDLVMALAEAKADAILSRLQTDVNKEEDAESTLLITADQVVVYEGVIREKPSSKEEARQFIKGYSGGRAATVGSVLVTNLTTGTRRGEWDRVEIYFREIPDEVIEKLVDEGVVLYVAGGLIIEHPLILPFIEKVEGTTDSVMGLPKALTEKLIHEVL
- the LOC113287959 gene encoding maf-like protein DDB_G0281937 isoform X1; translated protein: MAAKTHPFKIILGSSSKSRKDILTEMGYDFTIMTADIDEKEIRMEKPEDLVMALAEAKANGIITRIQTTDCSEKNAEPALLITADTADAILSRLQTDVNKEEDAESTLLITADQVVVYEGVIREKPSSKEEARQFIKGYSGGRAATVGSVLVTNLTTGTRRGEWDRVEIYFREIPDEVIEKLVDEGVVLYVAGGLIIEHPLILPFIEKVEGTTDSVMGLPKALTEKLIHEVL
- the LOC113287959 gene encoding maf-like protein DDB_G0281937 isoform X3; this encodes MAAKTHPFKIILGSSSKSRKDILTEMGYDFTIMTADIDEKEIRMEKPEDLVMALAEAKANGIITRIQTTDCSEKNAEPALLITADTVVVYEGVIREKPSSKEEARQFIKGYSGGRAATVGSVLVTNLTTGTRRGEWDRVEIYFREIPDEVIEKLVDEGVVLYVAGGLIIEHPLILPFIEKVEGTTDSVMGLPKALTEKLIHEVL